One window from the genome of Sardina pilchardus chromosome 12, fSarPil1.1, whole genome shotgun sequence encodes:
- the LOC134097312 gene encoding RAC-alpha serine/threonine-protein kinase-like: MGEVVIVKEGWLHKRGEYIKTWRPRYFLLKSDGTFIGYKERPQDVDQLETPLNNFSVAQCQLMKTERPKSNTFIIRCLQWTSVIERTFHVETPEEREEWTKAIQAVADSLQRQEEERRDSSPDPFDVDLCPSKPRHKVTMHNFEYLKLLGKGTFGKVILVKEKATGKYYAMKILKKEVIVAKDEVAHTLTENRVLQSSKHPFLTGLKYSFQTHDRLCFVMEYANGGELFFHLSRERVFTEERSRFYGAEIVSALDYLHSERNVVYRDLKLENLMLDKDGHIKITDFGLCKEGITDGATMKTFCGTPEYLAPEVLEDNDYGRAVDWWGLGVVMYEMMCGRLPFYNQDHERLFELILMEDIRFPRTLGPEAKALLSGLLHKDPKQRLGGGPDDAKEIMQHAFFSGIQWQDVYEKKLDPPFKPQVTSETDTRYFDVEFTGQTITITPPGQDDNMESFDSDRRPHFEQFSYSASGTT; encoded by the exons ATGGGagaggttgtgattgtgaaggaGGGCTGGCTCCACAAGAGAG GAGAGTACATTAAGACATGGAGGCCCAGATACTTCCTGCTGAAGAGCGATGGGACGTTCATCGGCTACAAGGAGCGGCCACAGGACGTGGACCAGCTGGAGACGCCACTCAACAACTTCTCTGTGGCCC AGTGCCAGCTGATGAAGACGGAGAGGCCCAAGTCCAACACCTTCATTATCCGCTGCCTGCAGTGGACCAGCGTCATAGAGCGCACCTTCCACGTGGAAACGCCGGAGGAGAG agAGGAGTGGACGAAGGCGATCCAGGCGGTGGCGGACAGCCTgcagaggcaggaggaggagaggagggactcGTCCCCCGACCCCTTCGATGTGGACCTGTGTCCCTCTAAACCCCGTCACAAAGTG ACTATGCACAACTTTGAATACCTCAAGCTGCTGGGGAAAGGCACTTTTGGGAAAGTGATTCTGGTGAAGGAGAAAGCCACGGGGAAATACTACGCCATGAAGATCCTCAAGAAGGAAGTGATCGTGGCAAAA GATGAGGTAGCACACACTCTGACGGAGAACCGGGTTCTACAGAGCTCCAAGCACCCTTTTCTCACG GGATTGAAGTATTCCTTCCAGACACATGATCGATTGTGCTTCGTCATGGAGTACGCCAATGGtggagag CTCTTTTTCCACCTCTCCAGGGAGCGGGTATTCACTGAGGAGCGCTCTCGCTTCTACGGCGCCGAGATTGTGTCTGCGCTGGACTACCTCCACTCGGAGAGGAATGTAGTGTACCGTGACCTCAAG CTGGAGAACCTGATGCTGGACAAAGATGGGCACATTAAGATCACCGACTTTGGACTCTGCAAAGAAGGCATCACGGACGGGGCCACCATGAAGACCTTCTGCGGCACGCCGGAGTATCTGGCCCCTGAG gtGCTGGAGGACAACGACTACGGGCGCGCGGTGGACTGGTGGGGGCTGGGCGTGGTGATGTACGAGATGATGTGTGGCCGGCTGCCCTTCTACAACCAGGACCACGAGCGCCTCTTCGAGCTCATCCTCATGGAGGACATCCGCTTCCCCCGCACCCTGGGCCCCGAGGCCAAGGCCCTGCTCTCCGGCCTGCTGCACAAGGACCCCAAACAGCG GTTAGGGGGCGGCCCTGACGATGCTAAAGAGATCATGCAGCATGCCTTCTTCTCCGGGATCCAGTGGCAGGATGTGTACGAGAAAAAG CTGGACCCACCCTTCAAGCCCCAGGTGACTTCTGAAACGGACACGCGGTATTTTGATGTGGAGTTCACTGGACAAACGATCACCATCACTCCTCCTGGTCAAG ATGACAACATGGAGTCCTTTGACAGTGACAGGAGGCCTCACTTTGAACAGTTCTCCTACTCGGCCAGTGGAACTACATAG